The proteins below are encoded in one region of Ferruginibacter lapsinanis:
- a CDS encoding Lnb N-terminal periplasmic domain-containing protein → MKKILLQFFFICIFAHSHFCASAQDSSHIRISLLTCTPGEELYSTFGHSALRIKDSSNLSDIVYNYGTFNFDDKDFYLKFVRGKLLYYVSTEYFEDFKDAYQSTNRGITEQVLNFSPEEKLNIQKALFENIKEENKYYKYDFFLDNCTTRLRDIIVKNKSDRPSFKAVMPKNTRFRQAIHSYLDKGEKYWSKLGIDILLGQPTDAIMSIEQSQFLPDNLMKSLDSSNQNHQVVLSETNLYPIEENEKGSFLFTPLSIFSALLITVFLISLSANKWATIFLKGFDGILFFTTGVLGIVLIFMWTGTDHAMCKNNFNLLWAIPMHAAMAFFIGSKKQWVKKYFALNGIFLALVLLSWFFLPQQMNNALLPLVLLLIYRSHTIYAH, encoded by the coding sequence ATGAAAAAAATATTACTGCAATTTTTCTTCATTTGCATTTTTGCTCATTCGCATTTTTGTGCATCAGCGCAGGATTCATCACATATACGTATATCACTGCTTACCTGTACTCCCGGAGAAGAACTGTATTCAACATTCGGACACAGTGCTTTACGCATAAAAGACAGCAGCAACCTGAGTGATATTGTATATAACTACGGTACTTTCAATTTCGATGACAAAGACTTTTACCTGAAATTTGTACGTGGCAAATTATTGTACTATGTTTCTACAGAATACTTTGAAGATTTTAAAGATGCTTACCAATCTACCAACAGAGGTATAACCGAACAGGTGCTAAATTTTTCTCCGGAAGAAAAACTCAATATACAAAAAGCTCTTTTTGAAAATATTAAAGAAGAAAACAAGTATTACAAATACGATTTCTTTTTAGATAATTGTACCACACGCCTGAGAGATATCATCGTTAAAAACAAAAGTGATCGTCCATCCTTCAAAGCCGTGATGCCAAAAAATACCAGATTCAGACAGGCAATACATAGTTATCTTGATAAGGGAGAGAAATACTGGAGTAAGCTAGGCATAGATATATTATTGGGCCAACCAACTGATGCCATCATGAGCATCGAACAATCTCAATTTTTGCCAGATAATTTGATGAAGTCTTTGGACAGCAGTAATCAAAACCATCAAGTGGTATTATCTGAAACAAATTTATACCCCATTGAAGAAAATGAAAAAGGTAGTTTTTTATTTACCCCATTAAGCATTTTTTCTGCTTTATTGATAACTGTTTTTTTAATCAGCCTTTCTGCAAACAAATGGGCTACGATATTTTTAAAGGGATTTGATGGCATCTTATTTTTTACAACAGGGGTACTGGGAATTGTTTTAATTTTTATGTGGACAGGAACAGATCATGCAATGTGTAAAAACAATTTTAATTTACTCTGGGCAATTCCTATGCATGCGGCAATGGCTTTTTTTATTGGCAGTAAAAAACAATGGGTTAAAAAATATTTTGCTTTGAACGGCATATTTCTTGCATTGGTGTTATTAAGTTGGTTTTTTTTACCCCAACAAATGAACAATGCTTTACTACCTTTAGTGCTACTATTAATTTACAGAAGTCATACCATATATGCTCACTAA
- the guaB gene encoding IMP dehydrogenase: MATRNNSSNLPKSKKFFGEGLTFDDVLLMPAYSQILPRDVDISTKLTKTITLNVPMLSAAMDTVTEAALAIAIAREGGLGILHKNMSIEQQAEQVRKVKRSENGLILDPVTLSPDATIGEALRLMKENKIGGIPIVDAQHKLVGILTNRDLRFETNYKEKVSVVMTKDNLITAPEGTDLKKAELLFKRTKIEKLPVINKSGKLIGLITFSDILKLKSHPNAVKDSFGRLLVGAGVGITKDSLDRVAALHRVGVDVICLDSAHGHTKGVMDTLKAIKKTFKGLQVIAGNVGTAAGAKALATAGADAVKVGIGPGSICTTRIVAGTGVPQITAVMEAAAALKNTNVGIISDGGIRYTGDMVKALAAGASCVMMGNVFAGTEESPGETIIYEGRRFKQYRGMGSLGAMAEGSSDRYFQDPEADIKKFVPEGIEGRVAFKGPLKEVVHQYVGGLRAGMGYCGANTIKSLQLNSTFVKITNAGMKESHAHDVAITKEAPNYSR, translated from the coding sequence ATGGCTACAAGAAATAACTCCTCCAATCTACCAAAATCAAAAAAATTTTTCGGCGAAGGCTTAACATTTGACGATGTGTTGCTTATGCCTGCCTACTCACAGATTTTACCACGTGATGTAGATATCAGTACAAAACTTACCAAAACTATCACGCTGAACGTACCTATGTTGAGTGCTGCTATGGACACCGTAACAGAAGCTGCATTAGCAATAGCTATCGCAAGAGAAGGCGGATTGGGTATTTTGCATAAGAACATGAGTATCGAACAACAGGCAGAGCAGGTTCGTAAAGTAAAACGAAGCGAAAATGGCCTGATATTAGACCCTGTAACACTTAGCCCGGATGCCACCATTGGTGAAGCTCTTCGTTTAATGAAAGAAAACAAGATTGGCGGTATTCCTATTGTAGATGCACAACATAAATTGGTAGGTATTCTTACCAATCGTGATCTTCGTTTCGAAACAAATTATAAAGAAAAAGTATCTGTTGTAATGACCAAGGATAATCTCATTACAGCGCCTGAAGGAACTGATTTGAAAAAGGCAGAACTTTTATTTAAGAGAACAAAAATTGAAAAATTACCGGTAATTAATAAATCAGGGAAATTGATCGGCCTGATTACTTTCAGTGATATATTGAAATTAAAAAGTCATCCGAATGCAGTAAAAGATTCATTTGGAAGATTATTAGTTGGTGCAGGTGTTGGCATTACAAAAGATTCGCTGGACAGAGTTGCAGCGCTTCACCGTGTAGGCGTAGACGTTATTTGCCTTGACAGTGCTCACGGGCATACAAAAGGTGTAATGGATACATTAAAAGCAATTAAAAAAACTTTTAAAGGGTTACAGGTAATAGCAGGCAACGTTGGTACTGCTGCCGGTGCAAAAGCATTGGCCACAGCTGGAGCTGATGCTGTAAAAGTAGGCATCGGACCAGGTTCTATCTGTACTACCAGAATCGTAGCAGGAACAGGTGTTCCGCAAATTACCGCTGTTATGGAAGCTGCTGCTGCATTGAAAAATACTAATGTGGGAATCATTAGTGATGGAGGCATCCGTTATACAGGCGATATGGTAAAGGCTTTAGCAGCAGGTGCAAGTTGTGTAATGATGGGAAATGTTTTTGCAGGTACAGAAGAAAGTCCGGGAGAAACGATCATTTACGAAGGAAGACGCTTTAAGCAATACAGAGGCATGGGCAGTTTGGGAGCAATGGCTGAAGGCAGCAGCGACAGATATTTTCAGGACCCAGAAGCTGATATCAAAAAATTTGTACCGGAAGGAATTGAAGGAAGAGTAGCATTTAAAGGACCTTTAAAAGAGGTCGTACATCAATATGTTGGCGGATTAAGGGCAGGAATGGGTTACTGCGGTGCTAATACAATTAAATCGCTGCAACTAAACTCAACATTTGTAAAAATAACAAATGCAGGCATGAAAGAAAGTCATGCACATGATGTGGCTATCACTAAAGAAGCTCCAAATTACAGCAGGTAG
- the dprA gene encoding DNA-processing protein DprA: MNKDLLYQIALTLVPNIGDVHAKILVGIFGDAESVFKAKKKELECIEGIGTIRASCIKTFDNFLSSEEEIKFIEKYKISPLFITDSRYPQRLLNCYDSPTLLYYRGNADLNTSKIVSIVGTRNNSEYGRNICEKLVEDLQEENILIVSGLAFGIDTIAHKAAIKNNLQTIGVLAHGLDKIYPAQNKILAKQMIDQGGLLTDYLSNTNPDKQNFPKRNRIVAGMCDALVVIESGKKGGSLITAELGNGYNKDVFAFPGKTTDTKSEGCNYLIKNNKAFLITDAEDLLTLMNWTHKKKKSPKKQRELFIELTDNEKIIVDILSQNESLQIDELYIKCGLSSSAMAAALLQLEMQQVVITLPGKIYKLN; this comes from the coding sequence ATGAACAAAGATCTACTTTACCAAATTGCATTAACATTAGTACCTAACATAGGGGACGTTCACGCTAAAATTCTTGTAGGTATATTCGGAGATGCCGAGTCTGTCTTTAAAGCAAAGAAAAAAGAGCTTGAATGTATTGAAGGCATCGGAACCATAAGAGCAAGTTGCATAAAAACATTCGACAATTTCTTAAGCAGTGAAGAAGAAATTAAATTCATTGAAAAATATAAGATCAGTCCATTATTTATTACTGACAGCCGATACCCTCAACGGTTGCTTAATTGTTATGACAGCCCCACTCTCTTGTATTATCGTGGCAACGCAGATTTAAATACGTCTAAAATAGTATCAATAGTCGGCACAAGGAACAATAGCGAATATGGGAGAAATATTTGCGAAAAATTAGTGGAAGATCTACAGGAAGAAAATATATTAATTGTAAGTGGCCTTGCTTTTGGGATTGACACCATAGCTCACAAAGCCGCGATAAAAAATAATTTGCAAACAATCGGTGTATTAGCACATGGGTTAGATAAAATATATCCGGCACAAAATAAAATATTGGCAAAACAGATGATTGACCAGGGAGGATTATTAACAGATTATTTAAGCAATACCAATCCCGATAAACAGAATTTTCCCAAACGAAATCGGATCGTTGCCGGTATGTGTGATGCCTTGGTAGTTATAGAAAGTGGTAAAAAGGGCGGATCACTGATCACCGCGGAATTAGGTAATGGTTACAATAAAGATGTTTTTGCGTTTCCGGGGAAAACAACCGATACAAAAAGTGAAGGCTGTAATTATCTTATAAAAAATAATAAAGCGTTCCTAATAACCGATGCCGAGGATCTGCTGACACTAATGAACTGGACACATAAGAAAAAGAAATCTCCGAAAAAACAACGGGAACTTTTTATAGAACTGACAGATAATGAAAAAATAATAGTCGACATACTTTCTCAAAATGAATCTTTGCAAATTGACGAATTATATATCAAATGTGGATTGAGTAGCAGCGCAATGGCGGCCGCATTATTACAACTTGAGATGCAACAGGTTGTAATTACTTTGCCTGGAAAGATATATAAGTTAAATTAG
- a CDS encoding OmpA family protein: MKRYFAIYIRFYFIVSCLLLIANFTNAQWYDPEKVNKKAGDIYAQAYQNGVDEKYVEAVNNIKKAIAIDPKFVDAYLTLAGIYANQKKYDSSVITFEKALELDSVYSHTYLLPYSISLAGTGQFSKALVAINKFLTIPVLNERSIKAGQYRKSVYEFAIDYEKKHSAKDYVFAPKNLGDSINSQYSEYYPSLTIDGSKMIFTRRVQDDEDFFETDLTNKKWINASPLHGKVNTTFNEGAQNISQDGEWIVFAGCNYPNGNGSCDIYISYKTNSGWSEAENLGQGVNTEYWESAPSISPDKRDIYFSSSRPDGYGGKDIWVTHRLSNGRWSEAENLGNTINTNGDEGCSFIYADNQTLFFNSNGHPGYGQSDLFLSKKINDSTWSTPQNLGYPVNTIDEEGSLIVAADGKTAYYASDGVDSRGGLDLYSFQLRKDIQPPKTLWVRGKVFDANTKQGLPSTIELTDIHTRNVISKVLTNEVGDYLATLPVGKDYAFNVNRKGYLFYSENYNIDINSIDTVYTADIPLQPLEAGAAVVLKNIFFDSKQTALKPESIIELNKVIQLMNDNPKLTILITGHTDNVGKPADNLLLSNNRAAAVVNYLLASRQISRARLQSKGLGATKPIADNRTETGRSLNRRTELFVISN; encoded by the coding sequence ATGAAAAGATATTTTGCTATATATATAAGATTTTACTTCATCGTTAGTTGCCTGTTGCTTATTGCCAATTTCACTAATGCTCAGTGGTACGATCCTGAGAAAGTAAATAAAAAAGCCGGAGACATTTATGCTCAAGCCTATCAAAATGGTGTAGATGAAAAATACGTTGAAGCCGTAAACAACATAAAGAAAGCAATTGCAATCGACCCTAAGTTTGTAGATGCCTATTTAACATTGGCAGGAATATATGCCAATCAAAAAAAATACGATTCATCTGTAATTACTTTTGAAAAAGCATTAGAACTGGATTCTGTTTACTCCCACACCTATTTGCTACCCTATTCTATTTCATTGGCAGGAACAGGCCAGTTTTCCAAAGCGCTTGTAGCTATAAACAAATTCTTAACGATCCCCGTTTTAAACGAACGAAGCATTAAAGCCGGGCAATACAGGAAAAGTGTTTATGAATTTGCGATAGATTACGAAAAAAAACATTCAGCAAAAGATTATGTATTTGCTCCAAAGAATCTGGGAGATAGCATTAATTCGCAATACTCAGAATACTATCCCTCGTTAACCATTGATGGAAGCAAGATGATCTTTACAAGACGTGTACAGGATGACGAAGATTTTTTTGAAACAGATCTTACAAACAAAAAATGGATAAATGCCAGCCCCCTGCATGGCAAAGTCAATACCACATTTAATGAAGGCGCCCAAAATATTTCTCAGGACGGCGAGTGGATCGTATTTGCCGGCTGCAATTATCCAAACGGAAATGGCAGTTGCGACATCTACATAAGCTATAAAACAAACTCCGGTTGGAGTGAAGCGGAAAATCTTGGACAAGGGGTAAATACAGAATATTGGGAATCCGCTCCTTCTATCTCTCCTGACAAAAGAGATATTTATTTTAGCAGCAGTCGGCCAGACGGATATGGCGGAAAAGACATTTGGGTGACACACCGTTTGTCCAATGGCAGGTGGAGTGAAGCAGAAAATCTTGGAAATACTATTAATACAAATGGCGACGAAGGCTGTTCTTTTATTTATGCAGATAACCAAACATTATTTTTCAACAGCAATGGACATCCGGGTTATGGACAATCTGATCTGTTTCTATCAAAGAAAATCAATGACAGCACCTGGAGCACTCCACAAAATCTTGGATATCCTGTAAACACCATAGATGAAGAAGGGTCTTTAATTGTAGCTGCTGATGGCAAAACAGCCTATTATGCAAGCGATGGGGTGGATAGCCGTGGAGGACTTGATCTGTATAGTTTTCAATTAAGAAAAGATATTCAGCCACCAAAAACACTTTGGGTAAGGGGAAAAGTTTTTGATGCAAATACCAAGCAAGGACTTCCATCAACCATTGAACTAACTGACATACACACCCGAAATGTGATCAGCAAAGTACTTACAAATGAAGTAGGTGATTATTTAGCTACTTTACCCGTAGGAAAAGACTATGCTTTTAATGTAAACAGAAAAGGATATTTATTTTATTCTGAAAATTACAATATAGATATCAATAGTATCGACACAGTGTATACAGCTGACATCCCATTACAACCACTTGAAGCAGGTGCAGCAGTAGTTTTAAAAAATATTTTTTTTGACAGCAAACAAACCGCGTTAAAACCAGAATCTATCATTGAATTGAACAAAGTGATTCAATTAATGAATGACAATCCAAAGCTTACCATATTGATAACCGGACATACTGACAACGTAGGCAAACCCGCCGACAATTTGCTATTGTCGAATAACAGGGCCGCAGCGGTAGTTAATTATTTACTTGCCAGCAGACAAATTTCGAGAGCCCGCCTGCAAAGCAAAGGCTTGGGAGCCACTAAACCTATTGCAGACAACAGGACCGAAACAGGCCGATCCCTTAACCGCAGAACAGAACTTTTTGTCATTAGCAACTAA